One Mugil cephalus isolate CIBA_MC_2020 chromosome 22, CIBA_Mcephalus_1.1, whole genome shotgun sequence genomic window carries:
- the aebp2 gene encoding zinc finger protein AEBP2, translating into MAPISTDGAEQDPQPTSKPNGTGETAETGMEGQAVPDPKQEPGDNNESTAGMDVNSCRGAADLDNPSPVRDADEETAVPIEKEDGDVGEPGVKLSEPGKSPVQGSLASSTDSAQEGSRVLKQEQREGENVSSSPPTEHTKTAEKAEHGTKRRASVELTSSDGEPLSRMDSEDSISSTLMDMESTASSGRSTPAMLNGHGGSGAVTGGGPAQPGGKPLSYTCCWDHCQLHFPSSPDLAEHIRATHVDGQRGGVFVCLWKGCKVYNTPSTSQSWLQRHMLTHSGDKPFKCVVGGCNATFASQGGLARHVPTHFSSQSSSKVSSQGRVKEESPSKAGLNKRRKLKNKHRRSLPRPHDFFDAQTMDAIRHRAICLNLATHIESLGNGHSVVFHSTVIARRKEDSGKVKVLLHWTPEDILPDVWVNESDRLQQKTKVVHLSKLPTDTAVLLDPSIYRMFF; encoded by the exons ATGGCTCCAATTAGTACGGACGGGGCCGAACAAGATCCTCAGCCGACGTCGAAGCCAAACGGCACCGGAGAAACGGCAGAAACCGGCATGGAGGGACAGGCCGTGCCGGACCCCAAACAGGAACCGGGCGACAACAACGAGAGTACAGCAGGAATGGACGTGAACAGTTGTCGTGGTGCGGCGGACTTGGACAACCCGTCTCCCGTTCGCGACGCCGACGAAGAAACCGCTGTGCCGATTGAAAAGGAGGACGGTGATGTAGGGGAACCCGGCGTTAAACTCTCTGAACCGGGGAAAAGTCCCGTACAGGGGAGTTTGGCAAGTAGCACTGATTCCGCACAAGAGGGCTCCCGGGTGctgaaacaagaacaaagagagggggagaacgTGTCCTCCTCACCGCCCACCGAGCACACAAAGACCGCGGAGAAAGCCGAGCACGGCACCAAGAGACGGGCCAGCGTGGAGCTGACCTCCTCGGACGGAGAGCCGCTCAGTCGGATGGATTCCGAAGACAG TATCAGCTCCACCCTGATGGACATGGAGAGCACAGCGTCCAGCGGCCGCTCCACCCCCGCTATGCTCAACGGTCACGGTGGTAGCGGCGCGGTGACGGGCGGCGGCCCGGCGCAGCCCGGAGGAAAGCCTTTGAGCTACACCTGCTGCTGGGATCACTGCCAGCTGCACTTCCCCAGCAGCCCAGACCTGGCTGAACACATCAGAGCCACGCATGTGGacggacagagaggaggg gtgtttgtttgtctgtggaaGGGCTGCAAGGTGTACAACACTCCATCCACCAGTCAGAGCTGGCTGCAGAGACACATGTTGACTCACAGTGGGGACAAACCCTTCAAg TGTGTGGTAGGGGGCTGCAATGCCACATTTGCCTCCCAAGGGGGGCTAGCGCGTCACGTTCCAACTCACTTCAGCTCCCAGAGTTCATCCAAAGTGTCGAGTCAGGGCAGAGTGAAGGAGGAGTCTCCGTCCAAGGCCGGCCTCAACAAGCGGAGGAAGctgaagaacaaacacaggCGCTCGCTGC CACGACCTCATGACTTCTTTGACGCCCAGACCATGGACGCCATCCGCCACCGAGCCATCTGCCTCAACTTGGCAACGCATATCGAGAGCCTGGGCAACGGACACAGTGTGGTCTTCCACAGCACG GTAATAGCCAGGAGGAAAGAGGACTCTGGGAAGGTGAAGGTCCTGTTGCACTGGACACCTGAAGACAT acTTCCAGATGTGTGGGTGAATGAGAGCGACAGACTGCAGCAGAAGACCAAAGTGGTTCATCTGTCCAAGCTGCCCACGGACACAGCCGTGCTCCTGGACCCCAGCATCTACAG GATGTTCTTCTGA